The following are from one region of the Coccinella septempunctata chromosome 7, icCocSept1.1, whole genome shotgun sequence genome:
- the LOC123316612 gene encoding LOW QUALITY PROTEIN: uncharacterized protein LOC123316612 (The sequence of the model RefSeq protein was modified relative to this genomic sequence to represent the inferred CDS: substituted 1 base at 1 genomic stop codon), which translates to MELDKQPSQVYEAGHYAAEHLLQDPTEKSYATGANDQLSIENSENSFVPTVGRWGSEWPSXLDGESSWRPKSALLGGEDAGDLDATPIRTNAIGLDRLDSLLLEGSEGYDEIREYFDPPCGKPSNCLLSPNYHDNNNGQNTLYGLLDKTQVINFWPEEHPLPLPKWRSGVQKAYKLEDMETYQKLCWDIEVNLQKLLEELNYDTVSNLLIFYRAYKKWGRGDLVKFFRSYSPPICPPNLTCVGLALELWNRLRVLDDVFPNISEYFFIASCEENIESSADYINNGRCSDPYAVEKEHVLLALKFELGNRQGILLSDPGYHVGRVVTAMNDKCYPHTGWFVQSNENNIKKEYNYQYSALSDSFIEWNSLTVKNEVVQASETALIYVSKAYQTAVDVTERRNLVYNFRSLLSRDQKGHLIAGIYFKIKEGVDEFTAFYKDGDLKKRVKMKFSQFSRGEQVDDKTAQLINQCNEQLNLPMNSLPQLLQEIGEMMQDRTFVPQMLAVNTAVGTLAEQY; encoded by the exons ATGG AGCTTGATAAACAGCCGTCGCAAGTGTATGAAGCTGGCCACTATGCAGCTGAACACCTCCTGCAAGATCCAACCGAAAAGTCCTACGCGACGGGCGCCAATGACCAGCTGTCGATCGAGAACAGCGAAAACTCCTTCGTACCTACGGTGGGCCGCTGGGGCAGCGAATGGCCTAGCTGACTCGATGGAGAGAGCAGTTGGAGACCGAAAAGCGCCCTCTTAGGGGGGGAAGATGCGGGGGACCTAGACGCCACCCCCATCCGAACGAACGCCATTGGATTAGACCGGCTCGACTCGCTACTCTTGGAAGGATCTGAAGGATATGACGAAATTCGGGAATATTTTGACCCACCCTGCGGTAAACCCTCAAATTGCCTATTATCGCCCAACTACCACGACAACAACAACGGTCAGAACACCCTGTACGGCCTCCTGGATAAGACCCAGGTGATAAACTTTTGGCCGGAGGAGCACCCATTGCCCTTGCCCAAATGGAGATCCGGTGTTCAGAAGGCCTATAAGCTGGAGGACATGGAGACCTACCAGAAGCTCTGCTGGGACATCGAAGTGAACCTACAGAAGTTGCTGGAAGAGCTGAACTACGACACCGTTAGCAATTTGCTGATTTTCTACAGGGCCTATAAGAAATGGGGTAGAGGAGACCTCGTCAAATTCTTCAGAAG ctaTTCACCACCAATATGCCCGCCCAACCTAACATGCGTAGGACTGGCCTTAGAATTATGGAATAGATTAAGGGTTCTCGACGATGTTTTTCCGAATATAAGCGAGTACTTCTTCATCGCATCCTGTGAAGAGAACATTGAATCATCGGCCGATTACATAAACAATGGTAGATGCTCAGACCCGTACGCGGTTGAAAAAGAACACGTACTACTCGCTTTGAAATTTGAACTAGGAAATCGTCAGGGAATATTACTGAGTGATCCTGGATACCACGTTGGAAGAGTTGTCACTGCGATGAACGATAAATGTTACCCCCACACTG GTTGGTTTGTACAGTCCAACGAGAACAACATAAAGAAAGAATACAACTACCAGTATTCCGCCCTGAGCGATTCTTTCATCGAATGGAACTCTTTGACGGTCAAGAACGAGGTGGTACAAGCATCCGAAACCGCCCTGATTTACGTGTCTAAAGCTTACCAGACGGCCGTGGATGTGACCGAACGAAGAAATCTGGTGTACAACTTCAGAAGCTTACTCTCGAGAGATCAGAAGGGCCACTTGATCGCTGGAATCTATTTCAAGATAAAGGAGGGCGTAGATGAATTCACCGCGTTCTACAAGGACGGTGATCTCAAAAAAAGggtcaaaatgaaattttcccaGTTTTCCAGAGGGGAACAG GTTGATGACAAAACTGCCCAATTGATAAATCAATGCAACGAACAACTCAATCTTCCGATGAACTCCCTACCTCAGCTCCTTCAAGAAATTGGCGAAATGATGCAAGACAGAACGTTCGTTCCCCAAATGCTCGCAGTTAACACTGCTGTTGGCACTCTAGCCGAGCAGTATTGA